The Kiritimatiellia bacterium genomic interval GCCGGCCGTCCGCGGCACCGCGCGGGAGAATGTACTTCACGTCGAACAACACGTGCGGGCGGCGGCCGAGCGCGCGGATGTTCGCGGCGCCCATCTCCCGGAATTGCCGGTGCGCCACCGCCAGCAGAATCGCGTCGTAGGTGCGCGCACGCAGCCGACGGATCAGCCGGATACCGTACTCCCGCTGCGCCTCCGCCGGATCCGCCCACGGATCGTACACGTCCACCCGGGCACCCAGCTCGCGCAGCTCCTGAACGATGTCGACCACCCGTGTGTTGCGGATGTCCGGACAGTTCTCCTTGAACGTCAGCCCCATCACCAACACGCGCGAGCCCGGCACGATGATGCGGCGGGCGGTCATCAGCTTGATCAGGCGGGTGACCACGTACGAGCCCATATTGTCGTTCGTGCGCCGGCCCGCGAGAATCATCTCGGGATGGAAGCCCACCTGCTGGGCCTTGTGAGTGAGGTAGTACGGGTCCACGCCAATGCAATGCCCCCCCACCAGGCCCGGCCGGAACGGCAGGAAGTTCCACTTCGTGCCGGCCGCCTCCAGCACCTCCTCGGTGTCGATGCCGAGTCGCTCAAACAGCATCGCCAGCTCGTTCACCAGCGCAATGTTCACGTCCCGCTGGGTGTTTTCAATCACCTTCGCCGCCTCCGCCACGCGGATCGAGCTGGCCAGAAACGTTCCCGCCTGCACAATCGTCGAGTACACCGCCTGCACACGCCGCGCGGCCGCAGGGGTGGAACCGGAAACAATTTTCCGGATGTTGACCAGCCGGTGCTCCTTGTCGCCCGGATTGATCCGCTCCGGACTGTAGCCCAGGAAAAAATCGCGGTTCAGCTTCAGACCGGATCGCCGCTCGAGAATTGGCGCGCACACCTCCTCCGTCGCGCCCGGGTAAACCGTGGACTCATATACCACGATGTCCCCCCGTTTGAGCACTCCCCCGACCGTTTCGCTGGCCCGTTCAAGCGGCCGCAGGTCCGGCCGTTTGAACTCGTCCACCGGCGTCGGAACCGTGACGATGTAGAAGTTGCACGACCGCAGATCCGCAGCGCGGGTGGTGAACCGCAGATGCCGCGCTGCGCGCAGATCTTCCGGTTCGGTTTCCAGCGTCGAGTCGCGACCCGCACGCAGTTCGCGAATCCGCGCAGGATTGATGTCGAAACCGACCACCGGCATCCGACGGCCAAACTCAACCGCCAGCGGCAATCCGACGTAACCAAGACCAATGACCGCAATGCGCGTGGTTCCCAGAAGATCCGACGACATCGGATGGTCTCCCGTAGGCATGACGCCGACGTGATGATGCCGTAATGGCGCGGCGCTGAAAAGCGCCATAGTTGAAAAAACGGGCGGTGCGCATGATTCGATTCGCCGCAGTCGCAACGCAAGCGGCGAGCGGTGATGGGCCGCCGTGTCACCGGCGCCAACGCGTTCATGTCCGTGTTCATGTGCGTCCCTGGCGAAAACGCAATGCCCGCCCAGAGGAAGCGGGCCTCCGGGATACGGCCATCTGGACGGCCACCCCAAAACCGGCCTACAGCGAGGGCTTCATCCCCCCGACACGAGCGCGGAGGCCAACCCTCAGCGCCTTCCTCTCCCGACGGCCAATGGCGCGTTGCTCACTACCCCACCGCCGCACTGTCTTTTTTGCTCAGTAGAGCGCGGAAACGCGGAACCACCACGCGGGCGTACCCCCGGCGGAAACTACTGCCGATGTCTCTTCCCCTACCGCACCGGAAATATTGGTCACGTTCGCCCATGCGGCCGGCGGCGTGGTCGATCGCTGAACCCAGTAAGGATTACCGGGGAAACTTCGCCATCGCAGCCGCACACCACCCGCCTCCCGCTGCACCGCCGTCAACGGCGTGGCGGCCGACAACCACTCCACCAACGGAGGTTTGAGCGCACGCTCGACCGTCATGAGGCCCCAGTGCGGCCCCACTCCTCCCTCGGTCTTCCATGGCTCGTCAAATGCCTCAAACACAAACCACCGGATCCCGCGTTCTCGCGCCAAGACCGCAAACGAATGCAAAAACGTCCGCTGCTCGGCGATTCCGGGCACCGCTGCGCCGTTCGCGGGCCCCGCGGTCGGCCAGCCGGTCTCGCCGATCCATACCGGCTTGTGCGGGTGCAGGTTCGTCACCTCACTCCAACGCCGGGCCACGTAGGCGGCCGCGCCCGTCGCCGGCACCCCGTCCCAGTATGGGTGAACATGCACCAGAATGACGTCCACCGCCGCAGCAAGATTCGACCCTTCTGCTCCTGTCCAGATCTGCCACGGCTCTGCCGTCGCCACCGGCAGGCCCGTCGCAACGCGCACCTGCTGCACAAAGTCGGTCAGCGTGGAAAGCGGTAACCGATTGAACAGTCTCACCTCATTTCCGACGATGAGCCCCTTCGTGGTCGCATGCCCCGCCTGCCCGATGGCGATGAGCCGTTGCACCTGCTGAGTGTTTGCGACCGGACTGGTGTCCAGCCAGGCACCGGGCCAGCAGTCGAGCCCCGCAGCCGCGCACAGCCTCGGGATCTCCGCGAGCGTTTGCTCCACCCCATAGGTCCGGATCACCGCGCACAGACGCTGGAGTGTCTGCAGATCTGCCGCGATCTGGTTCGTTGTGGGGTACGCGCCGCCCGGCGCTTGTCCCGCTCGGAAAGGACCATACGCCGCACCGTCCAGCGGCCTGGGCGGCCCCGCCGTGGCAACGGGCATCCGCACGAACACCTCCAGCACCGCCACAGCCACCCACATCCGGCCCGGACGTATCGCGCTCATCGCCAACCCCCGCGACATCCTACCACCTTCCCAAACCCGCTGCGACGCTCCCCTCCTCTTCCCTGCCATGAACCCTGCGAGACTCGACACGCTGGCGGATCGTTTGGCATACTCGGTGCCGCTTTTTCAGGCGGTGACGGCACCGCGAAAGGAGCGCCATGACGAACGAAGTGGAACGCGGAGACACAAGCCCCAAACTGTGCGGGTGGCCGGACGAAACCTGGGCGTTTCTCGTTCTCCGGCTCTGGCTGGCGATGCGCGCAATCGTCACCGGCCTGCAGAAGTTTCAGGGCGTGGACGAAGGGGGCCAGGCGGCGTTCGGGCTGAAATACTACAAGGCGATGCCCGATGCGCTGTTCAACAAAATCGCTGCGGAGCCGTTGTTCCCCTCCTTCCTTTCCAAGCCCTTCACCGCATCGCTCGGCTATCTGCTGATCATCACCGGCCTGATGACGCTGCTGGGCCTCGGCACAAGGGTCTCGCTGGTGATCCAAGGGCTGCTCTATGTGGCGCTGACCTTCGGCCTCATTCTGATCAAACAGGACGCCGGCGTCGCCTGGCTGGGCATCCACGTGGCGCTCGTCGCGCTGGCGCTGGCGTGGGCGCGACATAACCGGCTGGCGATCCTCAAGAAATGGTGAACCGACCATGAATTCCCACCGTCACAGTTCTCACGGGACCCGACGGGCGGCCGCCGAGCGCGTCAGCCGCCGCAGTTTTCTGCAGCGCAGCGCGGTCGGTGCTGGTCTGGCGATGATCAGCCGCGTCGCCGCGAACGCCCAAACTTCCGCCGCCCCAGCCGCCACCCCCCAGCCGGCTCCCGCGGTGCTGCGCGGTGCCGGCGAAGTCGTGCGGGTGGGCCTGGTGGGCTGCGGCGCGCAGGGCCGCGTGCTGCTCGAGGCCTGCATGCCGATCCCCGACCTGCAGTTCGTCGCGGTTTGCGACATCTGGCCCTACAACCTCCGCTACGGCGTCAACTACCTTCAAAAGTTCGGCCACACCGTCTCCTCGCACGAGGACTTCGACGAGTTTCTGTCCGCCGGCAAGGACAAGGGCATGCAGGCGGTCATCATCGCCACGCCCGACATCTGGCACTCCCCCTACACCGTGGCCGCGCTGAAGGCCGGCCTCCACGTGTACTGCGAGAAGATGATGTCGAACACCGTCGAGGGCGCCCGCGCGATGGTCCGCGCAATGAGGGAAACCGGCCGGCTCCTTCAGATCGGCCACCAGCGCCGAAGCAATCCCCGTTACCTCCACGCGCTCGAGAAGATCATGCGCTCGGGCATGCTGGGCCGCGTCGTCAACGCGGGCGGCCAGTGGAACCGTTCCATCCGCGGCAGTGTGGATCTCACCTGGCCCGAACGCTACGCGCTGCCCCAGGCCACGCTCGAAAAGTACGGCTACGCCAACATGCGCGAGTTCCGCAACTGGCGCTGGTTCCGCAAGTACAGCGGCGGCCCCATCTCCGACCTCGGCGCCCACCAAATTGACATCTTCGGATGGTTCCTCGGTGCCCGCCCCAAAACCGTAATGGCGTCCGGCGGTACGGACTATTTCACCGACCGCGAGTGGTACGACAACGTGATGGCCATCTATGAGTACGGACTGCCCGATGGCTCCACCACCCGCGTCTTCTACCAGGTTCTCACCACCACCAGCGCCGGCGGCGGCTACTTCGAAACCTTCATGGGCGTCGATGGCACACTAAAAATCTCCGAAAACGAGGCCATCACCCGCGCCTACAAGGAAGCCCACGCGGACTGGACCGAATGGATCGAAAAAGGCGCCGTCCGACCCATCGAACGCGCCGAGACCATCCCGGTGAGCCTCTCGCAGGTCGCGCTGCTTGACGTGCGCGCCTCGGCGGACCTCGACGCGTTCGAACTGCCGGTCCCGATGGACAAGAAAGCCCACCAGCCCCATCTCGAAAACTTCTTCGATGCGGTGCGCGGCAAGGCGAAACTGAACTGCCCGGGCGAT includes:
- a CDS encoding glycosyl hydrolase family 17 protein; its protein translation is MSAIRPGRMWVAVAVLEVFVRMPVATAGPPRPLDGAAYGPFRAGQAPGGAYPTTNQIAADLQTLQRLCAVIRTYGVEQTLAEIPRLCAAAGLDCWPGAWLDTSPVANTQQVQRLIAIGQAGHATTKGLIVGNEVRLFNRLPLSTLTDFVQQVRVATGLPVATAEPWQIWTGAEGSNLAAAVDVILVHVHPYWDGVPATGAAAYVARRWSEVTNLHPHKPVWIGETGWPTAGPANGAAVPGIAEQRTFLHSFAVLARERGIRWFVFEAFDEPWKTEGGVGPHWGLMTVERALKPPLVEWLSAATPLTAVQREAGGVRLRWRSFPGNPYWVQRSTTPPAAWANVTNISGAVGEETSAVVSAGGTPAWWFRVSALY
- the tviB gene encoding Vi polysaccharide biosynthesis UDP-N-acetylglucosamine C-6 dehydrogenase TviB, encoding MSSDLLGTTRIAVIGLGYVGLPLAVEFGRRMPVVGFDINPARIRELRAGRDSTLETEPEDLRAARHLRFTTRAADLRSCNFYIVTVPTPVDEFKRPDLRPLERASETVGGVLKRGDIVVYESTVYPGATEEVCAPILERRSGLKLNRDFFLGYSPERINPGDKEHRLVNIRKIVSGSTPAAARRVQAVYSTIVQAGTFLASSIRVAEAAKVIENTQRDVNIALVNELAMLFERLGIDTEEVLEAAGTKWNFLPFRPGLVGGHCIGVDPYYLTHKAQQVGFHPEMILAGRRTNDNMGSYVVTRLIKLMTARRIIVPGSRVLVMGLTFKENCPDIRNTRVVDIVQELRELGARVDVYDPWADPAEAQREYGIRLIRRLRARTYDAILLAVAHRQFREMGAANIRALGRRPHVLFDVKYILPRGAADGRL
- a CDS encoding Gfo/Idh/MocA family oxidoreductase; the encoded protein is MNSHRHSSHGTRRAAAERVSRRSFLQRSAVGAGLAMISRVAANAQTSAAPAATPQPAPAVLRGAGEVVRVGLVGCGAQGRVLLEACMPIPDLQFVAVCDIWPYNLRYGVNYLQKFGHTVSSHEDFDEFLSAGKDKGMQAVIIATPDIWHSPYTVAALKAGLHVYCEKMMSNTVEGARAMVRAMRETGRLLQIGHQRRSNPRYLHALEKIMRSGMLGRVVNAGGQWNRSIRGSVDLTWPERYALPQATLEKYGYANMREFRNWRWFRKYSGGPISDLGAHQIDIFGWFLGARPKTVMASGGTDYFTDREWYDNVMAIYEYGLPDGSTTRVFYQVLTTTSAGGGYFETFMGVDGTLKISENEAITRAYKEAHADWTEWIEKGAVRPIERAETIPVSLSQVALLDVRASADLDAFELPVPMDKKAHQPHLENFFDAVRGKAKLNCPGDEAFHSEAAVFKVNPAVEAKRQLVFEPSDFEV
- a CDS encoding DoxX family membrane protein; translation: MTNEVERGDTSPKLCGWPDETWAFLVLRLWLAMRAIVTGLQKFQGVDEGGQAAFGLKYYKAMPDALFNKIAAEPLFPSFLSKPFTASLGYLLIITGLMTLLGLGTRVSLVIQGLLYVALTFGLILIKQDAGVAWLGIHVALVALALAWARHNRLAILKKW